A genomic region of Christiangramia sp. OXR-203 contains the following coding sequences:
- a CDS encoding bifunctional alpha,alpha-trehalose-phosphate synthase (UDP-forming)/trehalose-phosphatase — MSKTIIISNRLPLQISISEDHLEVTPSVGGLATGLKSFHKDGDSIWIGWPGMTEEEIPENLKDEVQQKAREENCVAVHLNANEIDGFYYGFSNRTIWPLFHYFMEYTESDDDYWHTYKEVNQKYADEILKHYKEGDVIWVHDYQLLLVPNMVREQAPDAIIGFFNHIPFPSYEVFRTLPWRDEVLQGMLGADLIGFHTYDYERHFLSSVSRILRHQVDFNQITLPDRIVKVDSFPMGIDYKKFEQAALDHYESTSADQSELQKRLDHHLESTPDAKLILSIDRLDYTKGIAHRIRAYEYFLDKNPEYIEKVRLVMLAVPSRSNVPQYRRLKREIDELVGRINGKFSTVSWTPIWYFYRSMPFENLIDLYTTCEIALLTPIRDGMNLVAKEYIATRTDHTGVLILSEMAGAAHEMNEALIINPNNFEQVAEALKTAFEMPKEEQIERNKMLQKRLRRYSVEKWAGDFMKSLRSTKENRESFQSIKINSEISQEIMTKFQQAKRRILFIDYDGTLVNFTDKPENARPDADLKELIRELNADDKTDVILISGRDKDTLGTWWKDVPIELISEHGVWMRQIDGEWELSENVKSEWMDAVRPVIENFVDRTPGTFIEEKNYSLAWHYRKADPELGEIRANELSNTLKELISNRGLSVLEGNKVLEIKSSGVNKGKASTKKLVGKDYDFIFAIGDDWTDEYMFEDLPEDSVTVKVGIKKTSARYYVEGTPKVRTLLEKFRANS, encoded by the coding sequence ATGAGCAAAACAATCATTATTTCCAACCGCTTACCATTGCAAATTTCTATTTCTGAAGATCATCTCGAAGTAACACCTAGTGTGGGAGGACTCGCAACAGGCTTAAAATCATTTCATAAAGATGGAGACAGTATCTGGATAGGATGGCCAGGAATGACTGAAGAGGAAATTCCCGAAAATCTGAAGGATGAAGTTCAGCAGAAGGCCCGGGAAGAAAATTGTGTAGCCGTCCATCTAAATGCCAATGAGATCGACGGCTTTTATTATGGCTTTAGTAATCGTACTATCTGGCCTCTATTCCATTATTTTATGGAGTATACTGAATCTGACGATGATTACTGGCATACCTACAAGGAAGTAAATCAAAAGTATGCAGATGAAATATTGAAACATTATAAAGAAGGTGATGTCATCTGGGTTCATGATTATCAACTTTTACTGGTTCCTAATATGGTAAGAGAACAGGCACCAGATGCTATCATTGGATTCTTCAATCATATCCCATTCCCTTCTTATGAAGTTTTTAGAACGCTTCCATGGAGAGATGAAGTTTTACAGGGAATGCTTGGGGCTGATCTTATTGGTTTTCACACCTATGATTATGAAAGACATTTTTTAAGTTCGGTAAGTCGTATTCTGCGACACCAGGTAGATTTTAACCAGATCACCCTCCCAGACAGGATCGTTAAAGTAGATTCTTTCCCTATGGGTATCGATTACAAGAAGTTTGAGCAGGCTGCACTTGATCATTACGAAAGCACTTCCGCAGACCAGTCTGAATTACAAAAAAGACTGGACCACCATTTAGAATCTACACCAGATGCCAAATTGATCCTTAGTATAGACAGACTGGATTATACTAAAGGTATTGCACACCGTATAAGAGCTTATGAATACTTCCTGGACAAGAACCCGGAGTATATTGAAAAAGTAAGGCTGGTGATGCTGGCTGTGCCATCGAGATCTAATGTACCACAGTATAGAAGGCTGAAACGTGAAATTGATGAATTGGTTGGACGCATCAACGGTAAATTTTCTACCGTGAGCTGGACACCTATCTGGTATTTCTATCGTTCCATGCCTTTTGAAAACCTGATCGACCTTTATACTACCTGTGAGATCGCCCTACTAACACCAATTCGTGATGGAATGAATCTGGTAGCTAAGGAGTATATCGCAACGCGAACAGATCATACAGGAGTTCTGATCCTAAGTGAAATGGCCGGAGCTGCCCATGAAATGAACGAAGCGCTAATAATTAATCCTAATAATTTTGAGCAGGTGGCCGAAGCCTTAAAAACCGCGTTTGAAATGCCTAAGGAAGAGCAGATCGAAAGAAATAAGATGCTTCAGAAGCGATTAAGGCGGTATAGTGTAGAAAAATGGGCAGGTGATTTTATGAAATCTCTTAGATCCACCAAAGAGAACAGAGAGTCCTTTCAATCCATTAAGATCAATTCTGAAATTTCACAGGAGATCATGACTAAATTTCAGCAAGCCAAAAGAAGGATTTTATTTATTGATTATGATGGAACATTAGTGAACTTTACAGACAAACCAGAGAACGCCCGCCCAGATGCCGATCTTAAAGAACTTATACGTGAACTTAATGCAGATGATAAAACCGATGTTATATTAATAAGCGGTAGAGATAAAGATACTTTGGGAACATGGTGGAAAGATGTACCGATAGAACTAATTTCTGAACATGGAGTTTGGATGAGACAGATTGATGGAGAATGGGAACTTTCAGAGAATGTAAAAAGTGAATGGATGGATGCAGTTCGTCCTGTGATCGAAAATTTTGTGGATAGAACACCAGGTACATTCATAGAAGAAAAGAATTACTCTCTGGCATGGCACTACAGAAAGGCAGATCCAGAACTAGGAGAGATTCGTGCCAATGAATTGAGCAACACTTTAAAAGAGCTTATTTCCAATCGTGGACTAAGCGTTCTGGAAGGAAATAAAGTGTTGGAGATTAAGAGTAGCGGTGTGAATAAAGGAAAGGCCTCTACTAAAAAACTGGTAGGTAAGGATTACGATTTTATTTTCGCAATTGGTGACGATTGGACAGATGAGTATATGTTTGAAGATCTTCCGGAAGATAGCGTTACCGTTAAAGTAGGTATTAAGAAAACAAGTGCCAGATACTATGTGGAGGGTACTCCGAAAGTTCGAACCTTACTGGAAAAATTCAGAGCAAATAGTTGA
- a CDS encoding YtxH domain-containing protein, with amino-acid sequence MKSGKLLLGLVSGAAAGAVLGLLYAPKKGTETRKTIADTSNGYIKDANKGINDFTDSLSHKMEALKSKTKAGFASNKSEEKINQAKAEMHEMQA; translated from the coding sequence ATGAAATCAGGAAAATTATTATTGGGACTAGTATCAGGAGCAGCTGCAGGAGCAGTACTTGGATTACTATACGCACCAAAAAAAGGAACAGAAACGAGAAAAACTATTGCTGATACCAGCAACGGTTATATCAAAGACGCTAACAAAGGAATCAACGATTTTACTGATTCTTTGAGCCACAAGATGGAAGCTCTTAAATCTAAGACTAAGGCAGGTTTTGCCAGCAATAAGTCTGAAGAAAAGATCAACCAGGCTAAAGCAGAAATGCACGAAATGCAAGCCTAA